Proteins encoded in a region of the Magallana gigas chromosome 8, xbMagGiga1.1, whole genome shotgun sequence genome:
- the LOC105342054 gene encoding uncharacterized protein isoform X2 translates to MANISKSDLLKAIREIVKGNDLSSLSAKKVRRALESRFNADFTDRKKEVDAATMEIVKEMTEAGSDVDESENEKKEEAQSNGAKESSDDNLSDDEPPVKKMKPEKKKRESISSAGSGDAGEDDEDIARRLQEEENTSRRPSRAVAKKPKKPRKKKEKDPNDKKQKKSIYSKPCSLSPALAEVMGTDQMARSEVVKKMWAIIKERNLQDPKNKQFLLCDDQLFNVFKKKRVKTFGMMKILRNHIFDLQD, encoded by the exons ATGGCAAACATTAGCAAGTCCGATTTGTTAAAAGCGATTAGAG AAATTGTCAAAGGAAATGATCTCTCATCTTTATCTGCAAAGAAGGTTCGAAGAGCTCTGGAATCTAGGTTTAATGCCGATTTCACTGACAG AAAGAAGGAAGTGGATGCTGCAACAATGGAGATAGTGAAGGAGATGACAGAAGCAGGCTCAGATGTGGATGAAagtgaaaatgaaaagaaagagGAGGCCCAGAGCAATGGAGCAAAAGAATCATCAGATGATAATCTA TCAGATGATGAACCACCAGTCAAGAAAATGAAACCAGAGAAAAAGAAAAGGGAATCCATTTCATCTGCTGGGTCAGGG GATGCCGGTGAAGATGATGAGGACATTGCCCGTCGCCTGCAGGAAGAAGAAAACACCTCACGAAGACCCTCCCGAGCAGTTGCCAAAAAACCA AAGAAACCTAGGAAGAAGAAAGAAAAGGACccaaatgataaaaaacaaa aaaagTCAATTTACAGCAAACCTTGTTCATTATCTCCAGCCCTGGCAGAAGTCATGGGTACAGATCAG atggcAAGAAGTGAAGTTGTCAAGAAAATGTGGGCCATTATTAAAGAGAGAAATTTACAG GATCCCAAGAATAAACAGTTTCTCCTATGTGATGATCAGCTATTCAATGTTTTCA AGAAAAAACGAGTGAAAACGTTTGGAATGATGAAAATTCTTCGAAACCACATATTTGATCTGCAAGATTAA
- the LOC105342054 gene encoding uncharacterized protein isoform X1: MANISKSDLLKAIREIVKGNDLSSLSAKKVRRALESRFNADFTDRKKEVDAATMEIVKEMTEAGSDVDESENEKKEEAQSNGAKESSDDNLVSQSDDEPPVKKMKPEKKKRESISSAGSGDAGEDDEDIARRLQEEENTSRRPSRAVAKKPKKPRKKKEKDPNDKKQKKSIYSKPCSLSPALAEVMGTDQMARSEVVKKMWAIIKERNLQDPKNKQFLLCDDQLFNVFKKKRVKTFGMMKILRNHIFDLQD, encoded by the exons ATGGCAAACATTAGCAAGTCCGATTTGTTAAAAGCGATTAGAG AAATTGTCAAAGGAAATGATCTCTCATCTTTATCTGCAAAGAAGGTTCGAAGAGCTCTGGAATCTAGGTTTAATGCCGATTTCACTGACAG AAAGAAGGAAGTGGATGCTGCAACAATGGAGATAGTGAAGGAGATGACAGAAGCAGGCTCAGATGTGGATGAAagtgaaaatgaaaagaaagagGAGGCCCAGAGCAATGGAGCAAAAGAATCATCAGATGATAATCTAGTAAGTCAG TCAGATGATGAACCACCAGTCAAGAAAATGAAACCAGAGAAAAAGAAAAGGGAATCCATTTCATCTGCTGGGTCAGGG GATGCCGGTGAAGATGATGAGGACATTGCCCGTCGCCTGCAGGAAGAAGAAAACACCTCACGAAGACCCTCCCGAGCAGTTGCCAAAAAACCA AAGAAACCTAGGAAGAAGAAAGAAAAGGACccaaatgataaaaaacaaa aaaagTCAATTTACAGCAAACCTTGTTCATTATCTCCAGCCCTGGCAGAAGTCATGGGTACAGATCAG atggcAAGAAGTGAAGTTGTCAAGAAAATGTGGGCCATTATTAAAGAGAGAAATTTACAG GATCCCAAGAATAAACAGTTTCTCCTATGTGATGATCAGCTATTCAATGTTTTCA AGAAAAAACGAGTGAAAACGTTTGGAATGATGAAAATTCTTCGAAACCACATATTTGATCTGCAAGATTAA